From Carya illinoinensis cultivar Pawnee chromosome 5, C.illinoinensisPawnee_v1, whole genome shotgun sequence, one genomic window encodes:
- the LOC122309783 gene encoding methylthioribose kinase-like, whose product MAFSEFKPLDEKSLIEYIKSVPSLSSKLGSNLDKVSIKEVGDGNLNFVYIILGPAGSLVIKQALPYIRCIGESWPMTRERAYFEALALREHGQFSPEHVPEVYHFDRTMSLIGMRYLEPPHIILRKGLIAGIEYPFLAEHMSEYMARTLYFTSLLYRTTMDHKHAVAKFCGNVELCRLTEQVVFSDPYKVSEYNRWTSPYLDGDAEAVREDNILKIEVAELKSKFCERAQALVHGDLHTGSIMVTHESTQVIDPEFAFYGPMGFDIGAFLGNLILAFFAQDGHADQVNDRKTYKEWILRTFEEVWNLFHKKFIALWDEHKDASGEAYLPAIYNNPEVQQLAQKKFMEDLLHDTLGFGAAKMIRRIVGVAHVEDFESITDARKRADCEHRALEVAKMLLKERRNFQDITEVVSAIKKL is encoded by the exons ATGGCTTTCTCGGAGTTCAAGCCGCTGGACGAGAAGTCCCTGATCGAATACATAAAGTCCGTTCCCTCCCTCTCCTCTAAGCTCGGAAGTAACCTCGACAAGGTCAGTATTAAAGAGGTCGGAGATGGTAACCTCAATTTTGTCTACATCATCCTCGGTCCCGCCGGTTCTCTAGTCATCAAACAG GCTCTTCCATATATACGTTGTATAGGGGAATCTTGGCCTATGACGAGGGAACGGGCATATTTTGAGGCACTAGCTCTGAGAGAGCATGGTCAATTTAGTCCAGAGCATGTGCCTGAAGTTTATCATTTTGATCGTACTATGTCTCTGATTGGCATGCGCTACTTGGAGCCTCCACATATAATCCTGAGAAAAGGATTGATTGCTGGGATTGAGTACCCCTTTCTGGCAGAACACATGTCAGAATACATGGCAAGGACTCTTTATTTCACATCCCTTCTTTATCGTACCACCATGGATCACAAACATGCTG TTGCTAAATTTTGCGGGAATGTGGAGTTATGCAGGCTCACCGAGCAGGTGGTTTTTTCTGACCCTTACAAGGTTTCTGAATATAATCGTTGGACTTCCCCTTATCTTGATGGCGATGCTGAGGCTGTTCGGGAggataatattttgaaaattgaagtTGCTGAGTTGAAATCCAA GTTCTGTGAAAGAGCCCAGGCACTTGTACATGGAGATCTCCACACTGGTTCTATCATGGTTACTCATGAGTCGACTCAAGTTATAGATCCCGAATTTGCATTTTATGGGCCTATGGGTTTTGACATTGGAGCATTTCTGGgaaacttgattttggctttctttgcACAAGATGGACATGCTGATCAAGTGAATGACAGAAAA ACATATAAGGAGTGGATTTTGAGGACATTTGAAGAGGTTTGGAATCTCTTCCACAAGAAATTCATTGCACTTTGGGATGAGCACAAGGATGCTTCTGGTGAGGCATATCTTCCTGCAATATATAACAATCCAGAGGTTCAGCAGCTTGCACAAAAGAAATTTATGGAGGATTTGCTCCATGACACCCTTGGATTTGGTGCTGCCAAAATGATAAG GAGAATTGTTGGTGTGGCACATGTTgaggattttgaatcaatcacCGATGCCAGGAAACGAGCGGATTGTGAACACCGGGCTCTTGAAGTAGCAAAGATGCTTCTCAAGGAACGGAGGAACTTCCAGGACATTACTGAGGTTGTTTCGGCCATTAAAAAACTGTAG
- the LOC122309784 gene encoding methylthioribose kinase-like, which translates to MPFSKFKPLDEKSLIEYIKSVPSLSSKLGSNLDDVTIKEVGDGNLNFVYIVLGPAGSLVIKQALPYIRCIGESWPMTRERAYFEALALREHGQFSPEHVPEVYHFDRTMSLIGMRYLEPPHIILRKGLIAGIEYPFLAEHMSEYMAKTLYFTSLLYRTTMDHKHAVAKFCGNVELCRHTAQVVFSDPYKVSEYNHWTSPYLDGDAEAVREDNILKIEVAELKSKFCERAQALVHGDLHTGSIMVTHESTQVIDPEFAFYGPMGFDIGALLGNLILAFFAQDGHADQVNDRKTYKEWILRTIEEVWNLFHKKFIALWDEHKDGSGEAYLPAIYNNPEVQQLVQKKFMEDLFHDTLGFGAAKMIRRIVGVVHVEDFESITDARKRADCEHRALEVAKMLLKERRNFKAITGVVSAIKKL; encoded by the exons ATGCCTTTCTCGAAGTTCAAGCCGCTGGACGAGAAGtccttgatagaatacataaaaTCCGTACCCTCCCTCTCCTCTAAGCTCGGAAGTAACCTCGACGACGTCACTATTAAAGAGGTCGGAGATGGTAACCTCAATTTTGTCTACATCGTCCTCGGCCCCGCCGGTTCTCTAGTCATCAAACAG GCTCTTCCATATATACGTTGTATAGGGGAATCTTGGCCTATGACGAGGGAACGGGCATACTTTGAGGCACTAGCTCTGAGAGAGCATGGTCAATTTAGTCCAGAGCATGTGCCTGAAGTTTATCATTTTGATCGTACTATGTCACTGATTGGCATGCGCTACTTGGAGCCTCCACATATAATCCTGAGAAAAGGATTGATTGCTGGGATTGAGTACCCCTTTCTGGCAGAACACATGTCAGAATACATGGCAAAGACTCTTTATTTCACATCCCTTCTTTATCGTACCACCATGGATCACAAACATGCTG TTGCTAAATTTTGCGGGAATGTGGAGTTATGCAGGCACACTGCGCAGGTGGTTTTTTCTGACCCTTACAAGGTTTCTGAATATAACCATTGGACTTCCCCTTATCTTGATGGTGATGCTGAGGCTGTTCGGGAggataatattttgaaaattgaagtTGCTGAGTTGAAATCCAA GTTCTGTGAAAGAGCCCAGGCACTTGTACACGGAGATCTTCACACTGGTTCTATCATGGTTACTCATGAGTCGACTCAAGTTATAGATCCCGAATTTGCATTTTATGGGCCTATGGGTTTTGACATTGGAGCACTTCTGGgaaacttgattttggctttctttgcACAAGATGGACATGCTGATCAAGTGAATGACAGAAAA ACATATAAGGAGTGGATTTTGAGGACAATTGAAGAGGTTTGGAATCTCTTCCACAAGAAATTCATTGCACTTTGGGATGAGCACAAGGATGGTTCTGGTGAGGCATATCTTCCTGCAATATATAACAATCCAGAGGTTCAGCAGCTTGTACAAAAGAAATTTATGGAGGATTTGTTCCATGACACCCTTGGATTTGGTGCTGCCAAAATGATAAG GAGAATTGTTGGTGTGGTACATGTTgaggattttgaatcaatcacGGATGCCAGGAAACGAGCGGATTGTGAACACCGGGCTCTTGAAGTAGCAAAGATGCTTCTCAAGGAACGGAGGAACTTCAAGGCCATTACTGGAGTTGTTTCGGCCATTAAGAAACTCTAG
- the LOC122309785 gene encoding uncharacterized protein LOC122309785, which yields MASHHIPLLSGFLLILAAIQGIGAVDYTVTNTASNTPGGVRFDNDIGSEYSLQTLASATDFIWRLFQQTNDADKKNVQKVSLFIDDMDGVAYTSNNEIHVSARYINDYTGDLKGEITGVLYHEMTHVWQWNGNGETPGGLIEGIADFVRLRSGYVPGHWVQPGQGDRWDQGYDVTARFLDYCNDLKNGFVAELNKKMISGYNVNYFVDLLGKSVDQLWSDYKAKYGN from the coding sequence ATGGCCTCTCACCACATTCCACTCCTCTCCGGCTTCCTTCTGATTTTAGCAGCCATTCAAGGCATCGGTGCGGTCGACTACACCGTCACTAACACTGCCAGCAACACTCCTGGTGGGGTTCGCTTCGACAACGATATTGGATCTGAATACAGCTTACAAACATTGGCATCTGCTACGGATTTCATATGGAGGCTCTTCCAGCAAACCAACGATGCGGATAAAAAGAACGTGCAGAAAGTGAGTTTGTTCATCGACGACATGGATGGTGTTGCATATACTAGCAACAACGAGATACACGTTAGTGCCAGATACATCAATGATTACACAGGAGATCTTAAAGGAGAAATCACCGGAGTGCtttaccatgaaatgacacaCGTATGGCAGTGGAACGGTAATGGAGAAACTCCAGGAGGATTGATTGAAGGAATTGCTGATTTTGTGAGGTTGAGGTCTGGGTACGTACCAGGCCACTGGGTTCAACCTGGACAAGGCGATAGGTGGGACCAAGGCTATGATGTTACAGCTCGGTTTTTGGACTATTGcaatgatcttaaaaatggATTCGTGGCTGAGTTGAATAAGAAAATGATTAGTGGGtataatgttaattattttgttgatcTACTCGGCAAGTCTGTTGATCAGCTCTGGAGTGACTACAAAGCCAAGTACGGAAATTAA